The proteins below are encoded in one region of Triticum aestivum cultivar Chinese Spring chromosome 1B, IWGSC CS RefSeq v2.1, whole genome shotgun sequence:
- the LOC123080455 gene encoding replication protein A 32 kDa subunit B-like, with product MVPSAHGAGVDPLLRAEWIPDGNEGGITRWKDAPPDTLIPCTAKQIKDMGTGVIDASNYLTATGVEVTTVRLLGRMVNKQVSDNSVFFTLADGTGHVKARVWFDGIDVMCSASIR from the exons ATGGTGCCGAGCGCGCACGGCGCTGGTGTTGATCCCCTCCTCCGGGCTGAATGGATCCCCGACGGCAACGAAGGCGGCATTACAAGGTGGAAG GACGCACCGCCGGACACCTTGATTCCATGCACCGCGAAGCAGATAAAAGACATGGGCACAGGGGTCATTGACGCGTCGAACTATCTCACTGCAACGGGCGTGGAGGTGACTACG GTCAGACTGCTAGGAAGAATGGTAAATAAGCAAGTGTCTGATAACTCCGTCTTCTTCACCCTGGCCGATGGGACGGGTCACGTCAAGGCGCGCGTCTG GTTCGACGGCATAGATGTCATGTGTTCAGCGAGCATCAGGTAA